A stretch of the Cuculus canorus isolate bCucCan1 chromosome 15, bCucCan1.pri, whole genome shotgun sequence genome encodes the following:
- the NPW gene encoding neuropeptide W gives MARGRLSGGAWGALVLLGLMLPPAGAWYKHVASPRYHTVGRASGLLMGVRRSPYLWRREVPAEPPQPPPGPPPAPGPPGRPDGESAHPSLHPAPHPAPHPGAGRLLQRLLRRGWGWGGPARPPPAQLLPLEAVALSH, from the exons ATGGCGAGGGGGCGGCTGTCGGGGGGTGCCTGGGGggccctggtgctgctggggctgatGCTGCCGCCGGCGGGAGCTTGGTACAAGCACGTCGCCAGCCCCCGGTACCACACGGTGGGGCGAGCCTCGGGGCTGCTGATGGGGGTGCGGCGCTCGCCCTACCTCTGGCGCCGAGAGGTACCGGCAGAACCCCCGCAGCCTCCCCCGGGACCCCCGCCAGCCCCGGGACCTCCGGGTCGCCCCGATGGGGAGAGCGCGCATCCCTCCCTGCATCCCGCCCCGCATCCCGCCCCGCATCCCGGCGCCGGGCGCCTCCTGCAGCGCCTGCTCCgccggggatggggatggggggggccCGCCCGGCCCCCGCCCGCACAG cttctcccACTCGAAGCCGTGGCTCTGAGCCACTGA